The Rhizobium etli 8C-3 genome has a segment encoding these proteins:
- a CDS encoding sarcosine oxidase subunit alpha, with amino-acid sequence MTSYRLPQGGLIDRSKSLSFTFDGKVMQGLQGDSLASALLANGRQFVARSFKYHRPRGILTAGAAEPNALMTIGRGGRTEPNTRATMQELYAGLEAKSQNRWPSLGVDIGALNSLLSPFLGAGFYYKTFMWPAPFWEKIYEPFIRKAAGLGKATYQADPDAYDKCWAHCDLLVIGAGPAGLAAAISAGRAGARVILADEHSVAGGALLSETASIGSKAAADFADDCICELESMPNVTLLTRTTVFGWYDGNVFGAVERVQKHVCEPLPNIPVERLWRIVAKQSVLATGAEERPLVFGGNDIPGVTMASAMRCYLNRYALAPGKATAIFTTNDSGYALARDLEARGIQLVAIVDSREHGGNGYVGPARIIRGAVVSDARGGKALSAVDIRSKDRTERINVDGLAMAGGFSPIIHLACHRGGKPVWSNDNAAFLAPGNLNGMVLAGSACAVSGLAACLADGARQGAAMAEELGFKAAPAEFGAVENDTIAPPEKAVWSIAGVKGKAFVDFQNDVHRKDLYLAVSEGYGHVELAKRYTTNGMATDQGKLSNINAIGLLAEARGASPADVGTTTFRPFYTPVSFGALTGAHHGHHFQPVRKSPLHGWAEKNGAVFVETGLWYRSSWFPRKGENTWRESVDREVLNVRRNAGLCDVSMLGKIEICGKDAAQFLNRIYCNGFVNLPVGKARYGLMLREDGMIYDDGTTSRLEQDRFFMTTTTAYAAGVMNHLEFCAQALWPDLDVRLASVTDQWAQMAIAGPKARSILRKIVDDDISDLAFPFLAAKEISLFRGTLHGRLFRISFSGELAFELAVPAGYGESVADALMDAGKDDGIMPYGVEALGVMRIEKGHVTHNEINGTVVPADLGFAKMVSAAKADFIGKAMVGREALAAGDRPCLVGVVPLDSNRSFRTGSHVLSKNAAATLENDQGYVTSSAFSPHVGSTIGLALVKRGSDRHGEEVVVWNGLRNEITPARLCNPVFFDPQNKRLHV; translated from the coding sequence ATGACATCTTACCGTTTGCCGCAAGGCGGGCTGATCGACCGCTCTAAGTCGCTGTCTTTCACCTTCGACGGCAAGGTGATGCAGGGTCTTCAGGGCGACAGCCTCGCCTCTGCACTGCTTGCCAACGGCCGCCAGTTCGTGGCCCGGAGTTTCAAGTATCACCGGCCGCGCGGCATCCTAACTGCAGGCGCAGCCGAGCCGAATGCACTGATGACCATCGGCAGGGGCGGCCGCACCGAGCCGAATACGCGCGCCACCATGCAGGAGCTCTATGCCGGCCTCGAAGCGAAAAGCCAAAACCGCTGGCCGTCGCTCGGCGTCGACATCGGCGCGCTGAACAGCCTGCTGTCGCCCTTCCTCGGCGCCGGTTTCTACTACAAGACCTTTATGTGGCCCGCCCCGTTCTGGGAAAAGATCTACGAACCCTTCATCCGCAAGGCCGCCGGACTGGGCAAGGCAACATATCAAGCCGATCCAGACGCCTATGATAAGTGCTGGGCACATTGCGACCTGCTCGTCATCGGTGCCGGGCCCGCGGGGCTGGCTGCCGCAATCAGTGCCGGCCGTGCCGGCGCCCGCGTCATTCTCGCCGATGAACACTCGGTTGCCGGCGGGGCGCTTTTGAGCGAGACCGCATCGATCGGCAGCAAGGCGGCAGCCGATTTCGCAGACGACTGCATCTGTGAACTCGAATCCATGCCGAATGTGACCCTCCTGACCCGCACGACCGTCTTCGGCTGGTATGACGGCAATGTCTTCGGCGCCGTCGAGCGGGTGCAAAAGCATGTTTGCGAACCGCTGCCCAATATACCTGTGGAACGCCTGTGGCGCATTGTTGCCAAGCAGAGCGTCCTGGCGACGGGAGCGGAAGAGCGTCCTCTTGTGTTCGGCGGCAACGACATTCCAGGCGTGACGATGGCAAGCGCCATGCGTTGCTACCTTAACCGCTATGCACTCGCCCCCGGCAAAGCGACAGCGATCTTCACCACCAATGACAGCGGCTATGCACTGGCCCGCGATCTCGAAGCGCGCGGTATTCAGCTTGTTGCCATCGTCGACAGCCGCGAGCACGGCGGTAACGGCTACGTTGGCCCGGCGCGCATCATCAGGGGTGCCGTGGTATCGGATGCCAGGGGCGGCAAGGCGTTGAGCGCAGTCGATATCCGCTCAAAGGACCGCACGGAAAGGATAAACGTCGACGGCTTGGCCATGGCAGGTGGTTTCAGCCCGATCATCCACCTCGCCTGCCACCGCGGAGGAAAGCCAGTCTGGTCGAATGACAATGCAGCCTTCCTCGCACCGGGCAATCTGAACGGGATGGTACTGGCCGGCTCGGCTTGCGCCGTTAGCGGCCTTGCGGCTTGCCTTGCGGACGGCGCGCGGCAGGGCGCGGCCATGGCAGAGGAGCTCGGCTTCAAGGCGGCACCTGCTGAATTCGGCGCGGTGGAAAACGATACCATCGCCCCACCTGAAAAGGCGGTATGGTCCATAGCCGGCGTCAAGGGCAAGGCCTTCGTCGATTTCCAGAATGACGTGCATCGCAAGGATCTCTACCTTGCCGTCAGCGAGGGCTATGGCCATGTAGAGCTTGCCAAGCGCTACACCACCAATGGCATGGCGACCGATCAGGGCAAGCTTTCGAATATCAATGCCATCGGACTTCTGGCTGAAGCGCGCGGCGCCTCGCCGGCCGATGTCGGCACGACGACTTTCCGGCCTTTCTATACACCTGTCTCCTTCGGCGCGCTGACTGGCGCCCATCATGGGCATCACTTCCAGCCGGTGCGCAAATCACCCCTGCACGGCTGGGCGGAGAAGAACGGCGCCGTCTTCGTGGAGACCGGCCTTTGGTATCGCTCCTCCTGGTTTCCGCGAAAGGGCGAAAATACCTGGCGCGAGAGCGTCGACCGAGAAGTGCTGAACGTGCGCCGGAATGCGGGGCTGTGTGACGTGTCCATGCTCGGCAAGATCGAGATCTGTGGCAAAGACGCGGCACAGTTTCTGAACCGGATCTATTGCAATGGCTTCGTGAACTTGCCGGTCGGCAAGGCCCGCTACGGCCTGATGCTGCGCGAGGACGGCATGATCTACGATGACGGCACGACGAGCCGCCTTGAGCAAGACCGTTTCTTCATGACGACGACGACGGCCTATGCGGCGGGCGTCATGAACCATTTAGAGTTCTGCGCGCAGGCGCTATGGCCGGATCTTGACGTTCGCCTCGCATCGGTTACCGATCAGTGGGCACAGATGGCGATCGCCGGGCCAAAAGCCCGCTCCATCCTCCGGAAGATCGTCGACGACGACATCTCCGACCTTGCCTTCCCTTTCCTCGCAGCGAAGGAGATCTCGCTTTTCAGAGGCACGCTTCACGGCCGCCTCTTCCGGATTTCCTTTTCGGGCGAACTTGCCTTTGAGCTTGCGGTGCCGGCCGGTTACGGCGAAAGCGTCGCCGATGCCTTGATGGACGCCGGAAAAGACGATGGCATTATGCCTTATGGTGTCGAAGCGCTCGGCGTCATGCGCATCGAGAAGGGCCATGTCACCCACAATGAGATCAACGGCACCGTCGTACCGGCCGATCTCGGTTTTGCAAAAATGGTTTCGGCGGCAAAGGCCGATTTCATCGGCAAGGCAATGGTGGGGCGCGAAGCTCTTGCGGCCGGCGACCGGCCATGCCTGGTTGGTGTTGTGCCGCTTGATTCCAACCGATCCTTCCGCACAGGCTCCCATGTCCTCTCCAAGAATGCGGCTGCAACGCTCGAAAACGACCAAGGCTACGTCACTTCAAGCGCGTTTTCACCCCATGTCGGATCAACCATTGGTCTTGCCCTCGTCAAGCGCGGATCCGACAGGCACGGCGAGGAGGTGGTGGTCTGGAACGGCCTGCGCAACGAAATCACCCCCGCACGGCTGTGCAACCCGGTTTTCTTTGATCCGCAGAACAAGAGGCTCCATGTCTGA
- a CDS encoding class II glutamine amidotransferase, producing the protein MCGIVGLFLKDRSLERHLGQLLSEMLITMTDRGPDSAGIAIYGSAAEGKAKVTIQSAKSEADFARLEDDLAKAGIPANVSIKSTHAVIAIAADKLTAIRPILATLRPDVRVMGSGDSVEIYKETGLPKDVVARFSVRSMGGSHGIGHTRMATESAVTTLGAHPFSTGSDQCLVHNGSLSNHNNLRRELVREGMTFETQNDSEVAAAYLTSEMAKGKDLGQALSGALDDLDGFFTFVVGTKSGFGVVRDPIACKPAVMAETHQYVAFGSEYRALVNLPGIETARVWEPEPATVYFWDHQKVA; encoded by the coding sequence ATGTGCGGCATTGTTGGACTGTTTCTCAAAGACCGGAGCCTAGAACGCCATTTAGGTCAGCTGCTCTCGGAAATGTTGATCACCATGACAGATCGCGGTCCCGACTCTGCCGGGATCGCAATCTACGGTTCGGCTGCCGAAGGAAAGGCGAAGGTGACAATCCAGTCGGCCAAGTCGGAGGCGGATTTCGCCCGACTTGAAGATGATTTGGCAAAAGCGGGAATACCGGCGAACGTCAGCATCAAGAGCACCCATGCCGTCATTGCGATCGCTGCGGACAAACTTACGGCAATCAGGCCGATCCTGGCCACGCTTCGGCCCGATGTCCGTGTCATGGGCTCGGGCGACAGCGTCGAGATTTACAAGGAAACCGGCCTGCCGAAGGATGTCGTCGCCCGTTTCAGCGTCCGCTCCATGGGAGGCTCGCATGGTATCGGCCACACCCGCATGGCGACGGAATCGGCTGTCACGACGCTCGGGGCACACCCGTTTTCGACCGGTTCAGATCAATGCCTGGTGCACAACGGTTCGCTGTCGAACCACAACAACCTGCGCCGTGAACTGGTGCGGGAGGGCATGACCTTCGAAACACAGAACGATTCGGAAGTTGCAGCTGCCTATCTCACCTCCGAAATGGCCAAGGGCAAGGACCTCGGGCAGGCGCTGAGCGGTGCGCTCGACGACCTCGATGGCTTCTTTACCTTCGTGGTCGGCACGAAATCCGGCTTCGGCGTCGTGCGCGATCCGATTGCCTGCAAGCCCGCTGTCATGGCCGAAACGCACCAATATGTCGCTTTCGGTTCCGAATACCGGGCGCTCGTCAACCTGCCGGGCATCGAAACGGCACGCGTCTGGGAGCCTGAGCCTGCAACCGTCTATTTCTGGGATCATCAGAAAGTCGCCTGA
- a CDS encoding FMN-binding glutamate synthase family protein has product MSYHNPYTPPRKSATFDDYTLAEIRRAAATGIYDIRGAGTKRKVPHFDDLLFLGASISRYPLEGYREKCDTSVVLGTRFAKKPVHLKTPITIAGMSFGALSGNAKEALGRGATIAGTSTTTGDGGMTDEERGHSQILVYQYLPSRYGMNPRDLRRADAIEVVVGQGAKPGGGGMLLGQKISDRVANMRNLPKGIDQRSACRHPDWTGPDDLEIKIMELREITDWEKPIYVKVGGARPYYDTALAVKAGADVVVLDGMQGGTAATQDVFIEHVGMPTLACIRPAVQALQDLGMHRKVQLIVSGGVRSGADVAKALALGADAVAIGTAALVALGDNDPRWEDEYRKLGTTAGAYDDWHEGRDPAGITTQDPELAARLDPVAAGRRLANYLKVMTLEAQTIARACGKNHLHNLEPEDLCALTMEAAAMAQIPLAGTSWYPGKGGF; this is encoded by the coding sequence ATGAGCTATCACAACCCATATACCCCGCCGCGCAAGTCTGCGACCTTCGACGATTATACGCTGGCGGAAATCCGACGCGCCGCGGCGACCGGCATCTACGACATTCGTGGCGCTGGCACCAAACGGAAGGTTCCCCATTTCGACGACCTGCTGTTTCTCGGGGCGTCGATCTCGCGCTATCCACTCGAAGGTTATCGCGAAAAGTGCGACACGTCGGTCGTCCTCGGCACGCGCTTTGCCAAGAAGCCCGTTCACCTGAAGACACCGATCACCATTGCCGGCATGAGCTTCGGCGCCCTGTCCGGCAATGCCAAGGAAGCGCTTGGACGCGGTGCGACGATTGCCGGGACCTCCACTACCACCGGAGACGGTGGGATGACCGATGAAGAGCGCGGCCATTCGCAGATATTGGTCTACCAGTATCTGCCGTCGCGTTACGGCATGAATCCCAGGGATCTGCGTCGCGCCGATGCCATCGAAGTGGTTGTCGGCCAAGGGGCAAAGCCCGGCGGCGGCGGCATGCTGCTTGGCCAGAAGATCTCCGATCGCGTTGCCAACATGCGCAATCTCCCCAAGGGCATAGACCAGCGTTCGGCGTGCCGCCATCCGGACTGGACCGGCCCGGACGATCTTGAGATCAAGATCATGGAACTGCGCGAGATCACCGACTGGGAAAAGCCCATCTATGTCAAGGTCGGCGGCGCGCGCCCCTATTACGATACGGCTTTGGCTGTGAAGGCCGGTGCGGATGTCGTCGTCCTCGACGGCATGCAGGGCGGCACTGCTGCCACTCAGGACGTTTTCATCGAGCATGTCGGGATGCCGACCCTTGCCTGCATTCGCCCGGCAGTTCAGGCCCTGCAGGATCTCGGCATGCATCGCAAGGTGCAACTGATCGTGTCGGGTGGTGTCCGCTCCGGTGCGGATGTCGCAAAGGCGCTGGCGCTTGGTGCCGATGCCGTTGCCATCGGTACGGCGGCGCTGGTTGCACTGGGCGATAACGACCCGAGATGGGAAGACGAATACCGAAAGCTCGGGACCACGGCCGGTGCGTATGATGACTGGCACGAAGGCAGGGACCCGGCTGGCATTACGACACAGGATCCGGAACTGGCGGCTCGTCTGGATCCGGTCGCCGCCGGCCGCCGCCTCGCTAACTATCTGAAGGTCATGACGCTCGAGGCCCAGACCATCGCCCGTGCCTGCGGCAAGAACCACCTGCACAACCTGGAGCCGGAGGATCTTTGCGCGCTGACGATGGAAGCAGCTGCCATGGCGCAGATTCCGCTCGCCGGGACGAGCTGGTATCCGGGCAAGGGAGGTTTCTGA
- a CDS encoding phosphoethanolamine transferase, with product MNKVLHIYRPTVGSVTICAITTLYLLLVTNWTFWTKASGYLARDHFALILFAVGISAMSMAIITVFSAKYITRIFLIFFIVTASAASWFTDQFGVVVDREMIRNAAVSTGAEAGHLLTLRFATHLLVTGILPSLVVVWVRVAHRPFLTKLAHNSAIIVGCIAIFALAAACDYRTFAGVGRAHRDILDPLNPFFPISSAVRFIVDATRDAEVSAHPLGVDAHRTGLRPKPRVTVIVAGETARADNFSLGGYGRETNPDLRERGVVYFPNTMSCGTSTAVSIPCMFSVYPRRAYTHRKALETENVLNVLSHANISVSWFDNDTGSYHVADRVAYQFLPSSADPRFCKDGECLDAILLDRMDSWLSSVRGDSVLILHQLGSHGPAYFSRYPDDFRHFVPDCRANDFGACSAQEINNAYDNTILYTDHIVSQVIDRLKARSSMIAGSVIYLSDHGESLGEHGLYLHGAPYVFAPSQQTHVPFLVWIADDLQHSGGFDMGCLDRNKALPNSHDNLFHSVLGLMDVSTKVYDPALDIFAKCRRRGTNLADAS from the coding sequence ATGAACAAGGTCTTGCACATCTATCGGCCCACGGTTGGAAGCGTGACAATATGCGCGATCACGACCCTATATCTGCTTCTTGTCACCAACTGGACATTCTGGACGAAGGCGTCCGGTTACCTGGCAAGGGATCACTTTGCCTTAATTCTTTTTGCCGTTGGCATCTCGGCAATGAGCATGGCCATCATCACGGTCTTTTCTGCGAAATACATAACCAGGATATTTTTGATTTTCTTTATCGTCACCGCGTCTGCGGCATCCTGGTTCACCGATCAGTTCGGTGTGGTCGTTGATCGCGAGATGATCCGAAACGCCGCCGTCTCAACGGGTGCTGAGGCAGGGCATCTCTTAACCTTGCGCTTTGCAACCCATCTGCTTGTGACCGGGATCCTTCCATCGCTTGTGGTCGTCTGGGTAAGGGTCGCGCATCGGCCGTTCTTGACGAAACTGGCGCACAACAGCGCAATCATTGTCGGATGCATCGCGATCTTTGCGCTGGCAGCTGCCTGCGACTATCGGACCTTTGCCGGGGTCGGCCGGGCGCACCGGGACATCCTCGATCCGCTCAATCCCTTCTTTCCGATATCGAGTGCCGTCCGGTTCATAGTAGACGCGACAAGGGACGCCGAGGTTAGCGCGCACCCACTGGGCGTGGACGCACATCGCACCGGCTTGAGGCCAAAGCCGCGAGTGACTGTGATTGTCGCAGGTGAAACCGCTCGGGCAGACAATTTTTCGTTAGGCGGATATGGCAGGGAAACGAATCCGGACCTCCGCGAGCGCGGCGTCGTGTACTTTCCAAACACGATGAGCTGCGGCACGTCCACGGCGGTCTCGATACCGTGCATGTTTTCGGTCTATCCGCGCCGTGCCTACACACATCGCAAGGCCCTCGAGACAGAAAACGTGCTCAACGTCCTATCGCATGCAAACATATCTGTGTCGTGGTTTGACAATGATACCGGCAGTTATCATGTGGCAGACCGCGTCGCTTACCAATTCCTCCCGAGTTCTGCCGACCCCAGGTTTTGCAAGGACGGCGAATGCCTGGACGCCATTCTTCTCGATCGCATGGATTCGTGGCTCAGCTCCGTCAGGGGTGATAGTGTCTTGATCCTGCATCAGTTGGGAAGCCACGGCCCAGCCTATTTCTCGAGATATCCAGACGATTTCAGGCACTTTGTGCCAGATTGCCGAGCAAATGACTTTGGCGCTTGCTCAGCGCAGGAAATCAACAACGCCTATGATAATACGATCCTCTACACCGATCACATCGTGTCGCAGGTGATCGATAGACTGAAGGCGCGCTCCTCCATGATTGCCGGATCGGTCATCTACCTTTCAGATCACGGCGAGTCGCTTGGTGAGCACGGCCTTTATCTGCATGGCGCGCCATATGTCTTCGCGCCATCGCAGCAAACCCATGTCCCCTTCCTCGTTTGGATTGCGGACGACCTGCAACACTCCGGCGGGTTTGACATGGGGTGCCTGGATCGGAATAAAGCGCTCCCCAATTCCCATGACAACTTGTTTCACAGTGTTCTCGGGCTCATGGACGTGTCGACAAAGGTTTATGACCCTGCGCTCGACATCTTTGCGAAATGTCGGCGACGAGGCACCAACCTTGCTGATGCAAGTTAA
- a CDS encoding GXGXG domain-containing protein, producing the protein MPVIDLAITPLRELNSALHGIQPGSNDLSFEVVNPRGSHSVAVGIDTPVTVEVKGSVGYYCAGMNDGGSVTVHGSAGPGVAENMMSGTVVIEGDASQYAGATGRGGLLVIKGNAASRCGISMKGIDIVVHGNIGHMSAFMGQSGHLVVLGDAGDALGDSLYEAKLFVRGSVKSLGADCIEKELRPEHLTKLVELLEKAGVTGVRPEEFKRYGSARNLYNFNIDNAEAY; encoded by the coding sequence ATGCCTGTCATTGATCTCGCCATCACCCCTTTGCGTGAACTCAACAGCGCCCTGCACGGCATCCAGCCGGGTTCGAACGACCTTTCCTTCGAGGTCGTCAATCCGCGCGGCAGCCATTCGGTTGCCGTTGGCATCGATACGCCTGTCACGGTCGAAGTGAAGGGTTCCGTCGGCTATTACTGCGCCGGGATGAACGACGGCGGATCCGTTACCGTTCATGGTTCGGCGGGCCCGGGGGTCGCGGAAAACATGATGTCTGGCACAGTCGTGATCGAAGGCGACGCTTCCCAGTATGCGGGCGCAACGGGCCGCGGCGGCCTGCTGGTCATCAAGGGCAATGCTGCGTCGCGCTGCGGCATCTCGATGAAAGGCATCGATATTGTCGTTCATGGCAATATCGGCCACATGTCCGCCTTCATGGGCCAATCCGGTCATCTGGTGGTGCTCGGCGATGCCGGCGATGCGCTGGGCGATTCGCTCTACGAGGCAAAGCTTTTCGTGCGCGGCTCGGTCAAGAGCTTGGGTGCCGACTGCATCGAAAAGGAGCTACGGCCCGAGCATCTGACGAAGCTGGTCGAACTCCTCGAAAAGGCCGGCGTGACCGGAGTGAGGCCCGAGGAATTCAAGCGTTACGGTTCGGCCCGCAATCTTTACAATTTCAATATCGACAACGCCGAGGCGTATTAA
- a CDS encoding sarcosine oxidase subunit gamma family protein: MSDFRPTLRPALGAKPVISSPAVSLSALPEGVVIHVIVKPGESDVASFLDCLAKRAALTVRSLSPGQWFIIGEKPMAYQDMKDLVDGLEPRASGVDQSHGRVRIRISGKLARRVLSKGTAVDLAPGSFPVAQSATTLIGHIAAHITCVDADTFEIIVLRGFAESLWDDLARMSAEFG; this comes from the coding sequence ATGTCTGATTTCCGACCGACCCTTCGCCCGGCGCTCGGCGCCAAACCGGTGATTTCTTCTCCCGCCGTCAGCCTCTCTGCGCTTCCCGAAGGCGTTGTCATTCATGTGATCGTAAAGCCTGGCGAAAGCGATGTAGCGTCTTTCCTGGACTGCCTCGCTAAAAGGGCCGCCCTCACCGTTCGCTCCCTTTCGCCCGGACAGTGGTTCATCATCGGTGAAAAACCGATGGCATATCAGGACATGAAGGATCTGGTCGACGGGCTCGAACCGCGCGCATCCGGCGTCGACCAGAGCCATGGTCGCGTGCGTATACGGATCAGCGGCAAGTTGGCCAGGCGCGTCCTTTCGAAAGGTACGGCGGTCGATCTTGCGCCCGGCTCATTTCCCGTCGCACAATCCGCAACGACGTTGATCGGCCATATCGCGGCCCATATCACCTGTGTCGATGCCGACACATTCGAGATTATCGTCCTGCGAGGATTTGCCGAAAGCCTATGGGACGACCTGGCGCGCATGAGCGCAGAATTTGGCTGA
- a CDS encoding GlxA family transcriptional regulator, producing the protein MSHGDQKNLQRIGFVLVPNFALMSYASATEPLRAANLIAGTALYEAVPLSTDGLPVRSSSGLTISCNKLSKAGGTCHTIYVCAGGDPQDWYESTSLHAPLRKFARSGVRIGGISSGSYVLASAGLVDNSDFTIHWEHAPLLKEAFPHLAPRQARFVIDGARVTCGGGVAPLDMMHAVISERMGADFARRVSDWYLHTAVAEPSDPQRASAAKRFGTNHPALLTVLEKMETAIENPLSRAEMARLAGISARHLDRLFLNHRGITFLDTYRQLRLRHSRRLLEQSPLSISEIAFATGFSSPGHFSRSFKAEFGENPRDARR; encoded by the coding sequence ATGAGTCATGGCGACCAGAAGAACCTTCAGCGGATCGGTTTTGTTCTCGTGCCGAATTTCGCGCTGATGTCATATGCCTCGGCGACCGAGCCCTTGCGGGCAGCGAACCTGATTGCCGGAACTGCGCTATATGAAGCAGTCCCGCTATCGACAGATGGTCTTCCGGTGCGCAGTTCGTCCGGCCTGACGATCAGCTGCAACAAGCTTTCTAAGGCTGGCGGCACCTGTCATACGATCTATGTTTGTGCCGGCGGCGATCCTCAAGACTGGTATGAGAGTACGTCGCTGCATGCGCCGCTGAGAAAGTTCGCGCGTAGCGGCGTGCGGATCGGCGGCATATCGAGCGGCTCCTACGTGCTGGCATCGGCGGGCCTGGTCGACAACAGCGACTTTACGATCCACTGGGAACATGCCCCCCTTCTGAAAGAGGCATTCCCGCATCTTGCCCCGCGCCAGGCGCGGTTCGTCATCGATGGTGCACGCGTGACCTGTGGCGGAGGGGTGGCGCCGCTCGACATGATGCATGCCGTGATTTCCGAGCGGATGGGCGCCGATTTTGCCCGTCGGGTGAGCGATTGGTACCTGCATACTGCCGTCGCCGAGCCGAGCGATCCGCAGCGGGCGTCGGCGGCAAAGCGCTTCGGGACCAATCACCCGGCGCTTCTCACAGTGCTGGAGAAAATGGAGACTGCGATCGAAAATCCGCTCAGCCGTGCGGAGATGGCCAGACTGGCCGGCATCAGCGCGCGCCATCTCGATCGCCTCTTTCTCAACCATCGCGGCATAACCTTCCTGGACACTTACCGGCAGCTCCGCCTGCGACACAGCCGTCGACTGCTGGAGCAAAGTCCGCTGTCCATTTCGGAGATCGCCTTTGCCACCGGTTTTTCGAGTCCCGGTCATTTCTCCAGATCGTTCAAAGCCGAATTCGGTGAAAATCCGAGGGATGCGCGGCGGTAG
- a CDS encoding sarcosine oxidase subunit delta: protein MASLVPCPHCGPRPKEEFTIKGAALARPTPDAGPDDWFDYVYLRDNPRGAYEEFWHHTSGCRRWLVVDRNTATHEIAACRDATSGRKKGLGA, encoded by the coding sequence ATGGCTAGTCTGGTGCCCTGCCCGCATTGCGGGCCAAGACCGAAAGAGGAGTTCACCATCAAGGGCGCTGCCCTTGCAAGACCGACGCCCGATGCCGGTCCTGACGATTGGTTCGACTACGTCTATCTGCGCGACAATCCCCGCGGCGCCTACGAGGAATTTTGGCATCATACGTCCGGCTGCCGGCGGTGGCTGGTCGTCGACCGCAATACCGCGACCCATGAGATCGCTGCATGCCGCGACGCTACGTCTGGCAGGAAGAAAGGTTTAGGCGCATGA
- a CDS encoding sarcosine oxidase subunit beta family protein, whose protein sequence is MRYSALSLFLNGLFGNRNWSPAWRQPEPKPHYDLIIVGGGGHGLATAYYLAKEFGITNVAVLEKNYVGSGNVGRNTTIIRSNYLLAGNNPFYELSMKLWEGLERDFNFNAMVSQRGVLNLFHSDGQRDAYTRRGNAMRLHGVDAELLDRVSVEKMLPFLDYDNARFPIQGGLLQKRGGTVRHDAVAWGYARGADQRGVDIIQGCEVTGIRRSNGQVTGVETSRGFIGCGKLALAAAGNSSQVARMAGLKLPLESHVLQAFVSEGLKPFIDGVVTFGAGHFYISQSDKGGLVFGGDIDGYNSYAQRGNLATVEHVAEAGKAMIPALSRVRVLRSWGGIMDMSMDGSPIIDRTPIDNLYLNAGWCYGGFKATPASGFCFAHLLARGVPQETAAAFRLDRFQRGYLIDEKGQGAQPNLH, encoded by the coding sequence ATGCGCTACTCGGCACTGTCCCTCTTCCTAAACGGACTTTTTGGAAACAGGAACTGGTCGCCCGCATGGCGGCAGCCCGAGCCCAAGCCGCATTACGACCTGATCATCGTCGGCGGTGGCGGACACGGCCTTGCCACGGCCTACTACCTCGCCAAGGAATTCGGCATCACCAATGTGGCGGTGCTGGAGAAGAATTATGTCGGTTCCGGCAATGTCGGCCGCAATACGACGATCATCCGCTCCAACTACCTGCTGGCGGGCAACAATCCGTTCTACGAGCTTTCCATGAAGCTGTGGGAGGGGCTGGAGCGGGATTTCAACTTCAATGCCATGGTGTCGCAGCGCGGCGTGCTCAATCTCTTCCACTCGGATGGGCAGCGCGACGCCTATACCCGCCGCGGCAATGCCATGCGGCTGCACGGCGTCGACGCCGAGCTTCTCGACCGCGTTTCGGTCGAGAAGATGCTGCCCTTTCTCGACTATGACAATGCCCGTTTTCCGATCCAGGGCGGCCTGCTGCAGAAGCGCGGCGGCACCGTTCGCCATGACGCGGTCGCCTGGGGCTACGCGCGCGGTGCCGATCAGCGCGGCGTTGACATCATCCAAGGCTGCGAGGTGACCGGCATCCGTCGCAGCAATGGGCAGGTAACCGGCGTCGAAACCAGTCGCGGCTTCATCGGCTGCGGCAAGCTGGCACTCGCAGCAGCCGGCAATTCTTCGCAGGTCGCCCGGATGGCCGGCCTGAAGTTGCCGCTCGAAAGCCATGTTCTTCAGGCCTTCGTCTCCGAAGGCCTGAAGCCTTTCATCGACGGAGTAGTCACCTTCGGCGCCGGACACTTCTATATCTCGCAATCCGACAAGGGCGGCCTCGTCTTCGGCGGCGACATAGACGGCTACAATTCCTATGCCCAGCGCGGCAATCTGGCGACGGTAGAACATGTGGCGGAAGCCGGAAAGGCAATGATTCCGGCGCTGTCGCGCGTGCGGGTGCTGCGCTCCTGGGGCGGCATCATGGACATGTCGATGGACGGCTCGCCGATCATCGACCGAACCCCTATCGATAATCTCTATCTGAATGCCGGCTGGTGTTATGGCGGTTTCAAGGCGACCCCGGCGTCGGGCTTTTGCTTTGCCCATCTTCTCGCCCGCGGCGTCCCGCAGGAGACGGCGGCCGCCTTCCGGCTCGACCGCTTTCAGCGTGGCTATCTCATCGACGAAAAGGGCCAGGGCGCCCAGCCCAACCTTCATTGA